A genomic segment from Melanotaenia boesemani isolate fMelBoe1 chromosome 9, fMelBoe1.pri, whole genome shotgun sequence encodes:
- the LOC121646638 gene encoding diablo homolog, mitochondrial-like, whose translation MWRTNMAALRRGAAYLSFVRSSARTLFSKKPAVRKVSKWTNILYSGVASLAIGGGLCAVPFKVVENLSHDSLIRRAASLMTDSSSTFLSQTTLALIDALTEYSKAVHTLIALQRRYLASLGKLTPAEEDAVWQVIIGQRAKVHDVQDECKRFESTWVTAVKLCEMAAEASYVSGAEHASITVRTNIQLAQSQVEEAQKLSLDADKKLAETKVMEVERMAKYGASLESSDDEEEVPEAYLRED comes from the exons ATGTGGCGGACCAACATGGCCGCGCTCAGGAGGGGAGCAGCGTATTTAAGTTTCGTTAG gagTTCTGCTCGTACCCTGTTCAGCAAAAAACCTGCAGTCCGTAAAGTGAGCAAATGGACAAATATTCTGTACTCAGGTGTAGCGTCTTTAGCCATCGGTGGTGGCCTATGTGCGGTACCTTTTAAAGTG GTTGAAAACCTCTCTCATGACTCCCTAATCAGACGAGCAGCCTCTCTGATGACAGACAGCTCGAGTACTTTCCTCTCACAGACCACTTTGGCTCTAATAGATGCCCTCACAGAGTATTCCAAG GCTGTTCACACACTCATTGCCCTACAAAGACGTTATCTGGCCTCTCTTGGAAAACTGACTCCAGCGGAAGAAGATGCAGTTTGGCAGGTCATCATTGGCCAGCGTGCAAAG GTTCATGACGTACAAGATGAATGCAAGCGCTTTGAGTCGACCTGGGTCACCGCAGTGAAGCTGTGTGAAATGGCAGCAGAGGCATCATATGTGTCAG GAGCGGAGCATGCATCCATCACAGTGAGGACAAACATTCAGCTGGCCCAGTCGCAGGTGGAGGAGGCACAGAAACTTTCGTTGGATGCAGATAAAAAGCTGGCCGAGACTAAAGTGATGGAGGTTGAAAGGATGGCTAAATATGGTGCATCCTTAGAAAGTAGTGATGACGAAGAGGAAGTGCCTGAGGCTTATCTCAGAGAAGATTGA